From the genome of Argentina anserina chromosome 4, drPotAnse1.1, whole genome shotgun sequence, one region includes:
- the LOC126792105 gene encoding uncharacterized protein LOC126792105 has protein sequence MEEPGCNEQGLELSNQEEELEEGYDEDIAGTLDCNMFNLCHADSMEEGIPEPNDVPSCNMVFTLSSKYALLRPIPSHLFIGAEMEGKRVNKILVDGGAAVSIITVKTVEALGIAKKKVLSSNLKVRSFFGNLTKTLGVLILKVKIGPSELFQTFFVTDCIAPYSIILGRDWIHIAYCVPSTLHQEMLMWNPATDKAELVKADDRPYSVTSASWMLREEEFIQPAPAALDETPPKVKDLVEKINLGMTEEPMEFEDMPGLSPDLVCHRLPIMEGYKPVQQSPQRMSADTAATVKKEWLSNIVPVRKKNGKIRVCVDYMNLNAATPKDVYPMPVADMLVDAVAGHELLSFMDDTAGYHHIPVYEPDRHKTAFDVQGSLEFYIDDVVVKSKKKEDHIENLRTVFTRMRKHKLRMNPAKCIFGVRAGDFLGFIMHERGIEVVEDKAKAVLDALAPRNKKELQTFDKIKEYLTHPPVLRPPQPGIPLKLYISASPYSIVGLLAQDGDGEGGKKIEHAVYYLSRTLLEAKTRYLPIEWLCLALYFAGTKLRHYMMSFTTVVVAQTDLMKYILTQPMLRGRIGKWILALSDFSLQYTPLKALIGQAVSDFLLHHPIIEDIEDQNVIVSFVHTQPWVLYFDGSNTDHLSGAGVALVSPSGARHCYSFQLERKCTNNQAEYEAIIIGLELLLDLEVTKVEVLGDSLLVINQLKSVYKCNNFTLLPFWERASELLDQFANVVLDYIPRERNFAANELAQLATGIRLADGVRERILKVQRRTLPSFMARKEVKDEWLVAVVDSIDVDWRQPIIQYLMDPSAPVDKRVIYFSTNYVLRGDELFRRAEDGLYLRCIYGAEAKRCI, from the exons TCTATTCATTGGAG CTGAGATGGAAGGTAAGAGAGTGAACAAAATTCTCGTCGATGGTGGTGCAGCAGTTAGCATTATTACAGTGAAGACAGTCGAAGCACTAGGCATTGCAAAGAAAAAAGTTCTCAGTAGCAATCTTAAGGTCAGAAGTTTTTTTGGCAACTTAACTAAGACCTTGGGAGTTTTGATCCTCAAAGTCAAGATAGGACCTTCCGAGCTGTTCCAGACATTCTTTGTTACAGACTGCATAGCTCCATACAGCATCATACTCGGCAGGGATTGGATACACATAGCTTATTGTGTCCCTTCTACTTTACACCAAGAAATGCTGATGTGGAATCCCGCAACTGATAAGGCAGAGCTAGTGAAAGCAGATGATAGACCATACTCAGTCACTTCTGCATCTTGGATGCTGA GGGAGGAGGAGTTTATTCAACCAGCACCTGCAGCTTTGGATGAGACCCCACCTAAAGTGAAAGATCTAGTGGAGAAAATTAATCTTGGGATGACAGAAGAGCCCATGGAG TTTGAGGACATGCCAGGCTTGTCTCCAGATTTGGTTTGTCATCGCTTGCCCATAATGGAAGGTTACAAGCCTGTGCAACAAAGTCCACAGCGAATGAGTGCAGACACAGCAGCAACAGTCAAGAAAGAG TGGTTGTCTAACATAGTACCAGTGCGGAAGAAGAATGGCAAAATTCGCGTTTGTGTCGACTACATGAATCTTAATGCTGCAACACCGAAAGATGTCTATCCCATGCCCGTGGCAGATATGTTGGTAGATGCAGTTGCGGGACACGAGCTACTATCCTTTATGGATGACACAGCTGGTTATCACCACATTCCTGTTTATGAACCGGATAGACACAAAACAGCTTTTGATGTCCAGGGTTCACTGGAGT TTTATATTGATGATGTGGTGGTCAAgtctaagaagaaagaagaccaCATCGAGAATTTAAGGACAGTGTTCACCAGAATGAGAAAGCACAAGCTCAGGATGAACCCAGCTAAATGCATTTTTGGGGTTCGAGCAGGAGACTTCTTGGGTTTCATAATGCATGAAAGAGGTATTGAGGTTGTGGAGGACAAGGCAAAAGCGGTTCTAGATGCTCTGGCACCTAGGAACAAGAAGGAACTTCAGA CTTTTGATAAAATTAAGGAGTACCTTACTCATCCACCTGTTCTTAGACCTCCACAGCCTGGAATACCATTGAAGCTATACATTTCAGCTTCCCCCTACTCAATAGTAGGACTCTTAGCACAAGATGGTGATGGAGAGGGGGGCAAGAAGATTGAACATGCAGTTTACTACTTGAGCCGGACCTTATTGGAGGCTAAAACTAGATACTTGCCAATTGAGTGGTTGTGTTTAGCTTTGTACTTTGCTGGTACTAAGCTCCGCCATTACATGATGTCCTTTACCACGGTGGTGGTGGCACAAACTGATTTAATGAAGTATATACTTACCCAACCTATGCTTAGGGGTCGGATTGGCAAGTGGATCTTGGCGTTATCAGATTTTTCTTTACAATATACACCTTTAAAGGCGCTTATAGGACAGGCAGTCTCCGACTTTTTGTTGCATCATCCTATTATTGAGGATATAGAAGACCAGAACGTGATTGTTTCCTTTGTCCACACTCAGCCTTGGGTTCTGTATTTTGATGGCAGTAACACTGATCATTTATCCGGAGCAGGAGTTGCATTGGTTAGCCCCTCTGGAGCAAGGCATTGTTATTCCTTTCAACTAGAACGAAAGTGCACTAACAATCAAGCAGAATATGAAGCAATCATCATTGGACTGGAACTTTTGCTTGATCTAGAAGTAACAAAGGTGGAAGTATTAGGTGATTCACTATTAGTCATTAACCAGCTCAAAAGTGTCTACAAGTgcaataattttacattactcCCTTTTTGGGAGCGAGCATCAGAGTTGTTAGACCAATTTGCAAACGTGGTGCTTGATTATATTCCTAGGGAACGAAACTTTGCTGCCAATGAATTAGCACAGTTGGCTACTGGTATCCGCTTGGCAGATGGCGTTCGCGAGAGGATTTTAAAGGTTCAGAGACGCACATTACCTTCCTTTATGGCAAGGAAAGAGGTTAAAGATGAATGGTTGGTGGCTGTTGTTGACTCTATTGATGTAGATTGGCGACAACCAATTATCCAGTACCTTATGGATCCTTCTGCACCTGTGGACAAGAGggttatatatttttctacTAACTATGTTCTTCGAGGCGATGAACTATTTCGCAGGGCAGAAGACGGCTTGTACCTGAGATGCATCTATGGAGCTGAGGCTAAGAGGTGCATATGA